In Janthinobacterium sp. 67, a genomic segment contains:
- a CDS encoding META domain-containing protein, which translates to MPHRLKYLPLAAAIAMAGGCAATSDSARPNASLAPQASLTNTYWKLTQLDGAPVAMAPQQEREVRITLTDDGKGTGFTGCNRVMGGYTLAGSALRFTQLAGTRMACPPPLMQLESAVLANLNSVTGYQIEGEKLILLKDGAPVARFESVYL; encoded by the coding sequence ATGCCGCATCGCCTGAAATACCTTCCCCTCGCCGCCGCCATCGCCATGGCCGGCGGTTGCGCCGCCACCAGCGACAGCGCCAGGCCGAACGCCAGCCTGGCGCCGCAGGCCAGCCTGACGAATACCTACTGGAAGCTGACGCAGCTCGATGGCGCGCCGGTGGCGATGGCGCCGCAGCAGGAGCGCGAAGTGCGCATCACCCTCACCGACGATGGCAAGGGCACCGGTTTCACGGGCTGCAACCGCGTCATGGGCGGCTATACGCTGGCCGGCTCGGCCCTGCGCTTCACGCAACTGGCCGGCACGCGCATGGCCTGCCCGCCCCCTTTGATGCAGCTGGAAAGCGCCGTGCTGGCCAATTTGAACAGCGTGACGGGCTACCAGATCGAAGGCGAGAAGCTGATCCTGCTCAAGGATGGCGCACCCGTGGCCAGGTTTGAATCGGTCTACCTGTGA
- a CDS encoding ATP-binding cassette domain-containing protein, whose amino-acid sequence MLLAPIQIETDFLSHFVQYDPAGAPPQARAAPSAPLQRRGVPLELTQLSKAYGERPVLKNVDLQLEAGEFVAIVGRSGCGKSTLLRSIAGLESVDDGKVAIGSGVGAPDIRIMFQESRLLPWKTVLDNVALGLPRSVGAAAASLWTVGLAERANDWPSALSGGQKQRVALARALVHEPQLLLLDEPLGALDALTRIEMQQLIESLWLARGFTAVLVTHDVAEAVALADRVLLIEDGQITMDVQVELPRPRQRGHAAFAALEQTILSRVLQPSRPGQ is encoded by the coding sequence ATGCTGCTCGCCCCCATCCAGATCGAAACGGATTTTTTGTCGCACTTCGTGCAGTACGACCCGGCCGGTGCGCCGCCGCAGGCCAGGGCAGCACCGTCCGCCCCCTTGCAACGGCGTGGCGTGCCGTTGGAACTGACGCAATTGAGCAAGGCCTATGGCGAACGTCCTGTTTTGAAAAACGTTGACCTGCAGCTGGAAGCGGGCGAGTTCGTCGCCATCGTCGGGCGCAGCGGCTGCGGCAAGAGCACCTTGCTGCGCTCGATCGCGGGACTGGAAAGCGTCGATGACGGCAAGGTTGCCATCGGCAGCGGCGTAGGCGCGCCCGATATCCGCATCATGTTCCAGGAATCGCGTCTGCTGCCGTGGAAGACGGTGCTCGACAACGTGGCCCTGGGTCTGCCCCGTTCCGTTGGCGCGGCGGCCGCCTCGCTGTGGACGGTGGGTCTGGCCGAACGGGCAAACGACTGGCCGTCGGCCCTGTCGGGCGGGCAGAAGCAGCGCGTGGCGCTGGCGCGCGCGCTCGTGCACGAGCCGCAACTGCTGCTGCTTGACGAACCATTGGGCGCGCTCGACGCCCTGACGCGCATCGAGATGCAGCAGCTGATCGAGTCGCTATGGCTGGCGCGCGGTTTCACGGCCGTGCTGGTGACGCATGACGTGGCCGAAGCCGTGGCCCTGGCCGACAGGGTGCTGCTGATCGAGGACGGCCAGATCACCATGGACGTGCAGGTGGAATTGCCGCGCCCGCGCCAGCGCGGCCATGCGGCCTTCGCCGCGCTGGAGCAGACTATCTTGTCGCGCGTGCTGCAGCCGTCTCGGCCAGGACAATAA
- the ssuD gene encoding FMNH2-dependent alkanesulfonate monooxygenase encodes MSLNVFWFIPTHGDSRYLGTSQGARPVDADYLRQVAVAADTLGYDGVLLPTGRSCEDAWVVASSLISVTQKLKFLVAVRPGLSTPGLAVRMASTFDRLSNGRLLINVVTGGDQGELEADGLFADHAKRYEISDEFIKVWRATLAGEGGAAGYDFEGKHIQVKGAKTLYPPVQKPYPPLYFGGSSEPAHELAAEQMDVYLTWGEPPAAVAEKIADIRARAAKKGRTVRFGIRLHVIVRETNEAAWRAADELISHLDDDIIAKAQAAFGKMDSVGQQRMAALHGGRRDKLEVSPNLWAGVGLVRGGAGTALVGDGPTVVARMQEYADLGIDTFIFSGYPHLEESYRFAELVFPLLGKGKAVGEQSLSGPFGEVMASNIVPAAPQKKVA; translated from the coding sequence ATGTCATTGAATGTCTTCTGGTTTATTCCCACCCACGGCGACAGCCGTTACCTGGGCACGTCGCAGGGCGCGCGTCCCGTCGATGCCGATTACCTGCGCCAGGTGGCCGTGGCCGCCGACACGCTCGGCTACGACGGCGTGCTGCTGCCCACGGGCCGCTCCTGCGAAGACGCCTGGGTGGTGGCGTCGTCGCTCATCAGCGTGACGCAGAAACTCAAATTCCTCGTCGCCGTGCGGCCCGGCCTGTCCACGCCCGGCCTGGCCGTGCGCATGGCGTCCACGTTCGACCGCCTGTCGAACGGGCGCCTGTTGATCAACGTCGTCACGGGCGGCGACCAGGGCGAGCTGGAAGCGGACGGCCTGTTTGCCGACCACGCCAAGCGCTATGAAATCTCCGATGAATTCATCAAGGTGTGGCGCGCCACGCTGGCGGGCGAGGGCGGCGCGGCCGGCTACGATTTCGAGGGCAAGCATATCCAGGTGAAGGGCGCGAAAACCCTGTATCCACCCGTGCAGAAGCCGTATCCACCGCTGTATTTCGGCGGGTCTTCGGAACCGGCGCATGAACTGGCGGCCGAGCAGATGGACGTGTACCTGACGTGGGGCGAGCCGCCCGCCGCCGTGGCCGAGAAAATCGCCGACATCCGCGCGCGCGCGGCAAAAAAAGGCCGCACAGTCCGGTTTGGCATCCGATTGCACGTGATCGTGCGCGAAACGAACGAGGCGGCCTGGCGTGCGGCCGATGAACTGATCAGCCACCTCGATGACGACATCATCGCCAAGGCGCAGGCGGCCTTCGGCAAGATGGATTCCGTGGGCCAGCAGCGCATGGCGGCCCTGCATGGCGGGCGGCGCGACAAGCTCGAAGTATCGCCGAATCTGTGGGCCGGCGTGGGCCTGGTGCGCGGCGGCGCGGGCACGGCCCTCGTCGGCGACGGGCCGACCGTGGTGGCGCGCATGCAGGAATACGCGGACCTGGGCATCGACACCTTCATTTTCTCGGGCTACCCGCATCTGGAAGAATCGTACCGCTTTGCCGAACTGGTGTTCCCGCTGCTGGGCAAGGGCAAGGCCGTGGGTGAGCAGTCCTTGAGCGGTCCCTTCGGCGAAGTCATGGCCAGCAATATCGTGCCTGCCGCACCACAGAAAAAGGTGGCCTGA
- a CDS encoding HAD-IA family hydrolase codes for MSALPSPSTPPTPSAAGRYRAFLFDMDGTVINSIAAAERIWGTWARRQGLDVAAFLPTIHGARSVDTIAKLRLPGVDAQRESQGITDAEIVDVEGIIEIAGALRFLESLPPAQWAIVTSAPRTLATARLKAAGMPIPAIMVTAEDVKAGKPKPDCYLLAAEKLGVAPSDCLVFEDASVGIEAGEAAGAKVIVVTATHAHPLATRHPAIDNYEAIVASVDSDGFIVLAETAAARATR; via the coding sequence ATGTCCGCACTGCCCTCGCCGTCTACACCCCCGACACCATCGGCCGCCGGCCGCTACCGGGCTTTTTTGTTTGACATGGACGGTACCGTCATCAATTCCATCGCCGCCGCCGAACGCATCTGGGGCACGTGGGCGCGGCGCCAGGGCCTCGACGTGGCGGCCTTTTTGCCCACCATCCACGGCGCGCGCTCGGTCGACACCATCGCCAAACTGCGCTTGCCCGGCGTCGACGCGCAGCGCGAGTCGCAGGGCATCACGGATGCGGAAATCGTCGACGTGGAAGGGATTATTGAAATCGCGGGCGCGCTGCGCTTTTTGGAATCGCTGCCGCCCGCGCAATGGGCCATCGTCACCTCGGCGCCGAGGACACTGGCCACGGCGCGCCTGAAGGCGGCCGGCATGCCGATACCCGCCATCATGGTGACGGCGGAAGACGTCAAGGCCGGCAAACCAAAACCCGATTGCTACTTGCTGGCGGCGGAAAAACTGGGCGTGGCGCCCTCCGACTGCCTCGTGTTCGAAGACGCGTCGGTGGGCATCGAGGCGGGCGAAGCGGCTGGCGCGAAGGTCATCGTCGTCACCGCCACGCATGCGCACCCGCTGGCCACGCGCCATCCTGCCATCGACAATTATGAAGCCATCGTGGCAAGCGTCGATAGCGACGGCTTTATTGTCCTGGCCGAGACGGCTGCAGCACGCGCGACAAGATAG
- the ssuE gene encoding NADPH-dependent FMN reductase translates to MSILLLGGSPQLPSSSSRLLLHIGEQLALQGHSYAQLHVRDLPARALLLADYDDAAIARAVRAVADADAIVIATPIYKASYTGLLKAFLDLLPQDGLAGKLVLPLATGGGHAHTLALDYALRPVLHALGAKQVFTSIYANAQQLAWHEEGGLSLDAPIADRVQAGIEELSTGLFVLQGQRPSAPAEIAHPVRSLQDQPYAPHYQAA, encoded by the coding sequence ATGAGCATCTTGTTATTGGGCGGTAGCCCGCAACTCCCATCGAGTTCCAGCCGCCTGCTGCTGCATATCGGCGAACAGCTGGCGCTGCAGGGCCACAGCTATGCTCAGCTGCATGTGCGCGACTTGCCGGCGCGCGCCTTGCTGCTGGCCGACTACGACGATGCGGCAATCGCCCGCGCCGTGCGCGCCGTGGCCGATGCGGACGCCATCGTGATCGCCACGCCCATCTACAAGGCGTCGTATACAGGGTTGCTGAAAGCCTTCCTCGACCTGCTGCCGCAAGATGGCCTGGCCGGCAAGCTGGTGCTGCCGCTGGCCACGGGCGGCGGCCATGCCCACACCCTGGCGCTCGACTATGCGCTGCGTCCCGTGCTCCATGCGCTGGGCGCCAAGCAAGTCTTCACCAGCATCTACGCGAATGCGCAGCAACTGGCGTGGCACGAAGAAGGGGGCCTGAGCCTGGATGCGCCGATCGCCGACCGCGTGCAGGCCGGCATCGAGGAACTCTCCACCGGCCTGTTCGTGCTGCAGGGGCAGCGTCCATCCGCGCCTGCCGAGATTGCGCACCCCGTGCGTTCGCTGCAAGACCAGCCTTACGCCCCCCACTATCAAGCCGCCTGA
- a CDS encoding acyl-CoA dehydrogenase family protein: MSSVFLHAARPQPPVPEPLQDAISIATALAARLAETANARDQAGGHAAQEREWLRESGLLTLSIPVEFGGQGASWPLVYQVIRILARADSALAHVFGFHHLQLAGLQLYGSAQQQRRLLTLTVDERLFWGNALNPLDKRVTATDSGDGYILDGIKSFSSGSVGSDWLTVSAWHAPTQTALIAALPTRQDGVTVQADWDAFGQRQTDSGNVHFQAVALPRELVLQAPAQAATPQATVRSQIAQLIMSNLYLGIAEGAFEAARRYTDEQAKAWFSSGVDKATDDPLVQHRYGQLWLLLRPAQVLADAAAQELEKVFRKGALVTARERGLLAVTVAEAKCLAHRGGLEISSQMFELTGARSTSARYGFDRYWRNVRVHTLHDPIDYKLRDLGRFALTGTVPEPTAYS, translated from the coding sequence ATGTCTAGCGTTTTTCTCCATGCCGCCCGTCCCCAGCCGCCTGTGCCGGAACCCCTGCAGGACGCCATCAGCATCGCCACCGCGCTGGCCGCGCGCCTGGCCGAAACGGCCAATGCCCGCGACCAGGCCGGCGGCCATGCGGCGCAGGAACGCGAATGGCTGCGCGAGTCGGGCTTACTGACCCTGTCGATTCCCGTGGAATTCGGCGGCCAGGGCGCGTCGTGGCCCCTCGTGTATCAAGTGATCCGCATCCTGGCGCGCGCCGACAGCGCGCTGGCGCACGTCTTCGGCTTCCACCATTTACAACTGGCCGGCCTGCAGCTGTATGGCAGCGCGCAGCAGCAACGCCGCCTGCTCACCTTGACCGTCGACGAGCGCCTGTTCTGGGGCAATGCCTTGAACCCGCTCGACAAACGGGTCACGGCCACCGACAGCGGCGACGGCTATATCCTCGACGGCATCAAGAGCTTTTCTTCCGGTTCCGTGGGTTCCGACTGGCTTACCGTCTCCGCCTGGCACGCGCCCACGCAGACGGCGCTGATCGCCGCCCTGCCCACGCGCCAGGACGGCGTGACCGTGCAGGCGGACTGGGACGCCTTCGGCCAGCGCCAGACGGACAGCGGCAATGTGCATTTCCAGGCCGTGGCACTGCCGCGCGAGCTGGTGCTGCAGGCGCCCGCGCAGGCCGCCACGCCGCAAGCGACCGTGCGCTCGCAGATCGCGCAGCTGATCATGAGCAACCTGTATCTGGGCATCGCCGAAGGCGCGTTCGAGGCGGCGCGCCGCTACACGGACGAACAGGCGAAAGCCTGGTTTTCCTCGGGCGTGGACAAGGCGACGGACGACCCCTTGGTGCAGCACCGCTATGGCCAGCTGTGGCTCTTGCTGCGTCCCGCGCAAGTGCTGGCCGACGCTGCGGCGCAGGAACTGGAAAAGGTGTTCCGCAAGGGCGCGCTGGTGACGGCGCGCGAACGGGGCTTGCTGGCCGTGACCGTGGCCGAAGCCAAGTGCCTGGCGCACAGGGGGGGACTGGAGATCAGCAGCCAGATGTTCGAACTGACGGGCGCCCGCTCCACCTCGGCCCGATACGGCTTCGACCGCTACTGGCGCAACGTGCGCGTGCACACCCTGCACGACCCCATCGACTACAAGCTGCGCGACCTGGGACGCTTTGCCTTGACAGGCACGGTGCCCGAGCCGACGGCGTATTCATAA
- a CDS encoding sulfonate ABC transporter substrate-binding protein, whose product MTHRHAQRLSRRTTLGLLFAAAAGVMAAGMPAAAQAQAKGEVQVQVRIGYQKYGTLTLLKGRGTLEKRLAEQGVGVKWTEFPAGPVLLEGLNVGSIDFGTVGEAPPIFAQAAGANLVYVGNEPASPASEAIVVPKGSGLRTLADLKGKKIALNKGSNVHYLLLKALEKAGVAYADIQPVFLPPADARAAFERGSVDAWAIWDPFLAAAEKQLGARVLADGKGLVANYQFYLASRTYAEKNPEILRIVLDEVAKVDDWGRNNPDEVATILSAQTGLGKDVVALAASRYAYGVKPVSVDVIASQQRVADAFSGLKLIPKPIVVKDALLPARQLATSAK is encoded by the coding sequence ATGACACACCGCCACGCACAACGCCTTTCGCGCCGTACCACTTTGGGCCTGCTGTTTGCCGCCGCCGCCGGCGTGATGGCGGCCGGCATGCCGGCCGCGGCGCAGGCGCAGGCCAAAGGGGAGGTCCAGGTGCAGGTGCGTATCGGCTACCAGAAATACGGCACCTTGACCCTGCTGAAAGGGCGCGGCACCCTGGAAAAACGCCTGGCCGAACAGGGCGTGGGCGTGAAATGGACGGAGTTTCCGGCCGGCCCCGTGCTGCTGGAAGGCTTGAACGTGGGCAGCATCGATTTCGGCACCGTGGGCGAGGCGCCGCCGATCTTTGCCCAGGCGGCCGGCGCCAACCTGGTCTACGTCGGCAATGAGCCGGCGTCGCCGGCCAGCGAAGCCATCGTCGTGCCCAAGGGTTCCGGCCTGCGCACCCTGGCCGACTTGAAGGGCAAGAAGATCGCCCTGAACAAGGGCTCGAACGTGCACTACCTGTTATTGAAGGCGCTGGAAAAGGCCGGTGTCGCGTACGCCGACATCCAGCCCGTGTTCCTGCCGCCCGCCGATGCGCGCGCCGCTTTTGAACGGGGCAGCGTGGATGCGTGGGCCATCTGGGACCCGTTCCTGGCGGCCGCCGAAAAGCAGCTGGGCGCGCGCGTGCTGGCCGATGGCAAGGGCCTGGTGGCGAACTACCAGTTTTATCTGGCGTCGCGCACGTATGCGGAAAAAAATCCCGAGATCCTGCGCATCGTGCTCGATGAAGTGGCCAAGGTCGATGACTGGGGCCGCAACAACCCGGACGAAGTGGCGACGATCCTGTCGGCACAGACGGGGCTGGGCAAGGATGTCGTGGCGCTGGCCGCCTCGCGCTATGCGTATGGCGTCAAACCCGTGTCCGTCGACGTCATCGCGTCGCAGCAAAGGGTGGCCGATGCGTTTTCCGGCCTGAAGCTGATCCCCAAACCGATCGTCGTCAAGGACGCGCTGCTGCCGGCGCGCCAGCTGGCCACCAGCGCAAAATAA
- the ssuC gene encoding aliphatic sulfonate ABC transporter permease SsuC, whose translation MATATVKRPPGMSWRNAFAPWALPVALLLAWQLAAQWGWLSSRILPEPWAVAKAFWHLAVSGELWLHLKTSLWRATVGFAVGAGLGLLLGLLTGSFRHAETLLDTTLQMVRNIPALALIPLVILWFGIDETAKLFLLAVGVFFPVYLNTFHGIRSADQGLIEMAKSYGLSGWPLYRDVILPAAMPSILVGVRFSLGLVWVLLIVAETISAQAGIGYMTMNAREFLQTDVVLVGILLYALLGKLADLFSRRLERHCLRWNPAYR comes from the coding sequence ATGGCGACGGCCACCGTCAAGCGTCCGCCCGGGATGTCATGGCGCAATGCATTCGCGCCATGGGCCTTGCCAGTGGCGCTGCTGCTGGCCTGGCAGCTGGCGGCGCAGTGGGGCTGGCTGTCGAGCCGCATCCTGCCCGAGCCGTGGGCCGTGGCGAAAGCCTTCTGGCACCTGGCCGTGTCGGGCGAATTGTGGCTGCACCTGAAAACGAGCTTGTGGCGCGCGACGGTGGGTTTTGCCGTTGGCGCGGGGCTGGGCTTGCTGCTGGGACTATTGACGGGCAGCTTCCGCCACGCGGAAACCCTGCTCGACACGACCCTGCAAATGGTGCGCAACATCCCGGCATTGGCCCTGATTCCGCTGGTGATCCTGTGGTTCGGCATCGACGAGACGGCCAAGCTGTTCCTGCTGGCCGTCGGCGTCTTCTTTCCCGTCTACCTGAATACTTTCCACGGCATCCGTTCGGCCGACCAGGGCTTGATCGAAATGGCGAAAAGCTACGGTCTCTCGGGCTGGCCTTTGTACCGCGACGTGATCCTGCCGGCCGCCATGCCCTCGATTCTGGTCGGCGTACGCTTCTCGCTGGGCCTCGTGTGGGTGCTGCTGATCGTCGCCGAAACCATCTCGGCGCAGGCCGGCATCGGCTACATGACGATGAATGCCCGCGAATTTCTGCAAACGGACGTGGTGCTGGTGGGGATTTTGCTGTACGCCTTGCTGGGCAAACTGGCCGATCTGTTCTCGCGCCGGCTGGAGCGCCACTGCCTGCGCTGGAATCCCGCCTACCGATAG
- the pdxR gene encoding MocR-like pyridoxine biosynthesis transcription factor PdxR: protein MTPQFELDTLKMRIAAPELAALDLRVRVQRALRQLILDGVLAPGLRLPATRALAQSLGVSRDTVEMAYAQLRLDGYIQRQAGSGSFVSPTIGASLLGKPAVAPLSMPAQPVALSARGAQILASGGVADQQTVKAFATGLPETRAFPLDVWERLRRQAAGEHHVLLHGDPQGAGPLRQAIADYVNLERGARATAQQVLVLSSTRQALYLCAQVLADAHGPILMEDPGYFGARKAFEMAQLRVVPVPVDAHGLSIAHLRADRSGANTVYVTPSHQYPTGATLALERRLALTAWAAERQGWIIEDDYDSQFHYAGLPTACVQGLDTQQRTIYLGTFAKSLYPGLRIGYMVLPPALVQAMTHARSILDGHTPQLDQLTLARFIADGHFAAHVRAMRKVYAVRRDAMAQAVQRHLPHVVTAQLPPGGLQMPCLLHEDRVELDTIRLAAQAGIVLPGLSRLYATPPVRGGWLLGFAALTPHEIDNGIVRLARALG, encoded by the coding sequence ATGACGCCGCAGTTCGAACTCGACACCCTGAAAATGCGCATCGCCGCGCCCGAACTGGCGGCGCTCGATTTGCGCGTGCGCGTGCAGCGCGCGCTGCGCCAGCTGATACTCGATGGCGTGCTGGCGCCCGGCCTGCGCCTGCCGGCCACGCGCGCGCTGGCGCAATCGCTGGGCGTGTCGCGCGACACGGTGGAAATGGCGTACGCGCAGCTGCGCCTGGACGGTTATATCCAGCGCCAGGCGGGATCGGGCAGTTTTGTCTCGCCCACGATAGGGGCGAGCTTGCTGGGCAAGCCGGCGGTGGCGCCGCTGTCCATGCCGGCGCAGCCGGTGGCGCTCAGCGCGCGCGGCGCACAGATTCTCGCCAGCGGCGGCGTGGCCGACCAGCAGACCGTAAAAGCGTTCGCCACGGGCTTGCCGGAAACGCGGGCCTTCCCGCTCGACGTGTGGGAGCGCTTGCGGCGCCAGGCGGCCGGCGAACACCATGTGCTGCTGCACGGCGACCCGCAAGGCGCCGGGCCGCTGCGGCAAGCCATCGCCGACTATGTGAACCTGGAGCGGGGCGCGCGGGCCACGGCGCAGCAGGTGCTTGTGCTGAGCAGCACGCGCCAGGCCCTGTACCTGTGCGCGCAGGTGCTGGCCGATGCGCATGGCCCCATCCTGATGGAAGACCCCGGCTATTTCGGCGCGCGCAAGGCGTTCGAGATGGCGCAGCTGCGCGTCGTGCCCGTGCCCGTCGATGCACATGGCTTGTCCATCGCACACCTGCGCGCGGACCGCAGCGGCGCCAACACGGTGTACGTCACGCCGTCGCACCAGTACCCGACGGGCGCCACCCTGGCGCTCGAGCGCCGCCTGGCCCTGACCGCCTGGGCGGCCGAGCGCCAGGGGTGGATCATCGAGGACGATTACGACAGTCAGTTTCACTACGCGGGCTTGCCGACGGCGTGCGTGCAGGGGCTCGACACGCAGCAGCGCACGATTTACCTGGGCACCTTCGCCAAGTCGCTGTATCCGGGCCTGCGCATCGGCTACATGGTGCTGCCGCCCGCGCTGGTGCAAGCGATGACCCATGCGCGCAGCATTCTCGACGGTCACACGCCGCAGCTCGATCAATTGACACTGGCCCGTTTCATCGCCGATGGCCATTTTGCGGCCCACGTGCGCGCCATGCGCAAGGTCTACGCCGTGCGCCGCGATGCGATGGCGCAGGCCGTGCAGCGGCACCTGCCGCACGTGGTCACGGCGCAGTTGCCGCCGGGCGGCTTGCAGATGCCCTGTCTGCTGCACGAGGACAGGGTGGAGCTGGACACGATACGGCTGGCGGCGCAGGCGGGCATCGTGCTGCCGGGCCTGAGCCGGCTGTACGCGACGCCGCCGGTGCGCGGCGGCTGGCTGCTGGGCTTTGCGGCCTTGACCCCGCACGAGATCGACAACGGCATCGTCCGCCTGGCCCGCGCGCTGGGTTGA